Proteins from a single region of Primulina tabacum isolate GXHZ01 chromosome 5, ASM2559414v2, whole genome shotgun sequence:
- the LOC142546244 gene encoding putative protein S-acyltransferase 4 isoform X2: MDLGRPEPRRLYQVWRGSNDVIFLFLTSSRDPGIVLRNTKPPEFDETFEIDTPSMEWVSGRTPHLKLPRMKDVVVNGHTVKAKFCDTCLLYRPPRASHCSICNNCVQRFDHHCPWVGQCIGIRNYRFFYMFISTSTILCIYVFVVSWINIVRPEGNVLKAMSSDVLSVVLIVYCFIAVWFVGGLSVFHFYLISTNQTTYENFRYRYDKKENPYNKGMIKNLKEVFFSKVPPSMNDFRAFVREEESMVVEPTDLDFMDMGGMKSSKEKIDIEMGSSKFGEEDELTLPEILNSLAYDDIVDNIKPREVVERTDSGKLIVPIEQEQNDHTTNSTIEVEDNADEKRQDVISEQTTESVQR; the protein is encoded by the exons ATGGACCTCGGACGGCCCGAACCGAGGAGGCTTTATCAAGTTTGGAGGGGAAGCAAT GATGTAATCTTCCTCTTCCTCACCTCAAGCAGAGATCCTGGAATCGTCCTTAGAAACACAAAACCTCCCGAGTTTGACGAAACATTTGAAATAGACACTCCTTCAATGGAATGGGTCAGTGGTAGAACTCCTCATTTGAAACTTCCTCGAATGAAAGATGTCGTCGTAAACGGGCACACGGTCAAAGcgaaattttgtgacacatgttTACTCTACCGTCCACCTCGTGCATCTCATTGCTCCATCTGCAACAATTGTGTTCAGAGATTCGATCATCACTGTCCATGGGTTGGTCAATGCATTGGTATA CGGAATTATAGGTTCTTCTACATGTTTATATCAACTTCGACGATTTTATGCATTTATGTATTTGTTGTCTCTTGGATCAACATTGTCCGACCGGAAGGCAATGTATTGAAAGCCATGTCGAGTGACGTTTTATCGGTTGTACTCATCGTGTACTGCTTCATTGCTGTCTGGTTTGTTGGCGGCCTCTCAGTTTTCCACTTCTATCTGATTAGCACGAATCAG ACTACATACGAGAACTTCAGATATCGATATGACAAAAAGGAGAATCCATATAACAAAGGGATGATCAAGAACCTCAAAGAAGTCTTTTTCTCTAAGGTCCCACCTTCGATGAATGATTTTCGAGCATTTGTTCGTGAAGAAGAGAGCATGGTTGTGGAACCTACGGATCTTGATTTCATGGACATGGGAGGTATGAAAAGCTCCAAAGAAAAAATCGACATTGAAATGGGATCGTCAAAGTTTGGCGAGGAAGACGAGTTAACACTTCCTGAGATTTTGAATAGTCTGGCATATGATGACATAGTCGACAACATTAAACCAAGGGAAGTGGTTGAAAGAACTGATTCTGGCAAGCTCATCGTTCCTATCGAACAAGAACAGAACGATCACACGACTAATTCCACTATAGAAGTTGAGGATAATGCAGACGAGAAAAGGCAAGATGTAATATCCGAACAAACCACAGAATCAGTTCAACGGTAG
- the LOC142546244 gene encoding putative protein S-acyltransferase 4 isoform X1 — MDLGRPEPRRLYQVWRGSNKFSLGGRLIFGPDVSSLFLSMFLIVGPALAFCIKILLVIKKHNIKEGKNANPWYPILLVAIVLMVLDVIFLFLTSSRDPGIVLRNTKPPEFDETFEIDTPSMEWVSGRTPHLKLPRMKDVVVNGHTVKAKFCDTCLLYRPPRASHCSICNNCVQRFDHHCPWVGQCIGIRNYRFFYMFISTSTILCIYVFVVSWINIVRPEGNVLKAMSSDVLSVVLIVYCFIAVWFVGGLSVFHFYLISTNQTTYENFRYRYDKKENPYNKGMIKNLKEVFFSKVPPSMNDFRAFVREEESMVVEPTDLDFMDMGGMKSSKEKIDIEMGSSKFGEEDELTLPEILNSLAYDDIVDNIKPREVVERTDSGKLIVPIEQEQNDHTTNSTIEVEDNADEKRQDVISEQTTESVQR, encoded by the exons ATGGACCTCGGACGGCCCGAACCGAGGAGGCTTTATCAAGTTTGGAGGGGAAGCAAT AAATTCTCGTTAGGAGGAAGACTGATCTTCGGACCCGATGTGTCTTCTTTGTTCTTGTCCATGTTTTTAATCGTTGGTCCGGCCCTCGCGTTTTGTATAAAGATTCTGTTAGTCATCAAAAAACACAACATCAAAGAAGGCAAGAATGCCAATCCTTGGTATCCAATACTTCTTGTGGCTATAGTGCTAATGGTGTTG GATGTAATCTTCCTCTTCCTCACCTCAAGCAGAGATCCTGGAATCGTCCTTAGAAACACAAAACCTCCCGAGTTTGACGAAACATTTGAAATAGACACTCCTTCAATGGAATGGGTCAGTGGTAGAACTCCTCATTTGAAACTTCCTCGAATGAAAGATGTCGTCGTAAACGGGCACACGGTCAAAGcgaaattttgtgacacatgttTACTCTACCGTCCACCTCGTGCATCTCATTGCTCCATCTGCAACAATTGTGTTCAGAGATTCGATCATCACTGTCCATGGGTTGGTCAATGCATTGGTATA CGGAATTATAGGTTCTTCTACATGTTTATATCAACTTCGACGATTTTATGCATTTATGTATTTGTTGTCTCTTGGATCAACATTGTCCGACCGGAAGGCAATGTATTGAAAGCCATGTCGAGTGACGTTTTATCGGTTGTACTCATCGTGTACTGCTTCATTGCTGTCTGGTTTGTTGGCGGCCTCTCAGTTTTCCACTTCTATCTGATTAGCACGAATCAG ACTACATACGAGAACTTCAGATATCGATATGACAAAAAGGAGAATCCATATAACAAAGGGATGATCAAGAACCTCAAAGAAGTCTTTTTCTCTAAGGTCCCACCTTCGATGAATGATTTTCGAGCATTTGTTCGTGAAGAAGAGAGCATGGTTGTGGAACCTACGGATCTTGATTTCATGGACATGGGAGGTATGAAAAGCTCCAAAGAAAAAATCGACATTGAAATGGGATCGTCAAAGTTTGGCGAGGAAGACGAGTTAACACTTCCTGAGATTTTGAATAGTCTGGCATATGATGACATAGTCGACAACATTAAACCAAGGGAAGTGGTTGAAAGAACTGATTCTGGCAAGCTCATCGTTCCTATCGAACAAGAACAGAACGATCACACGACTAATTCCACTATAGAAGTTGAGGATAATGCAGACGAGAAAAGGCAAGATGTAATATCCGAACAAACCACAGAATCAGTTCAACGGTAG